One Blastopirellula marina genomic region harbors:
- the lipA gene encoding lipoyl synthase: MIDSSDIPSPDSGRRLPRWLKRNIPKGDPGHKTTNLMKELGLETVCEEAKCPNRMECYSQQTATFMILGAICTRACSFCSVSRGAPQELSADEPERLAEAAYRLGLKHVVITSVTRDDLPDGGADHYYRCIEAVRERTGATIEVLTPDFIDSKEALERVLAAKPEVFNHNTETVPRLYRRVRGPKSVYSWTLELLKRVKEIAPETKTKSGLMLGLGETREELLDTLADLRDAEVDFLTLGQYLQPDQKRYLPVVRYLRPEEFDELGQQAKSMGFLKVASGPFVRSSYHARDMAESF; the protein is encoded by the coding sequence ATAATCGATTCGTCCGATATCCCGTCGCCAGATTCAGGGCGACGTCTTCCCCGCTGGCTCAAGCGGAATATCCCCAAGGGGGATCCCGGCCACAAGACAACCAACTTGATGAAAGAGTTGGGCTTGGAAACGGTTTGCGAGGAAGCGAAGTGCCCCAATCGCATGGAGTGCTATTCGCAGCAGACCGCGACTTTCATGATTCTGGGGGCCATTTGTACGCGTGCTTGCAGTTTCTGCTCGGTTTCGCGAGGTGCTCCGCAAGAGCTTTCCGCGGACGAACCGGAACGTCTGGCCGAAGCCGCCTATCGCTTGGGACTCAAGCATGTCGTGATCACGTCTGTAACACGCGACGACCTCCCGGACGGTGGTGCCGATCACTACTACCGCTGTATCGAAGCGGTTCGAGAAAGAACGGGGGCCACGATCGAAGTGCTCACACCGGACTTTATCGACTCCAAAGAAGCGCTCGAGCGTGTTCTGGCTGCCAAGCCGGAAGTGTTCAACCACAACACCGAGACCGTACCCAGACTCTATCGCCGCGTCCGTGGTCCGAAGTCGGTCTATTCGTGGACCTTGGAGCTTTTGAAGCGTGTAAAAGAGATCGCTCCCGAAACGAAGACCAAGAGTGGTCTGATGCTTGGTCTGGGAGAAACCCGCGAGGAGCTACTGGACACTTTGGCAGATCTGCGAGACGCTGAAGTCGATTTCCTGACGCTCGGTCAATATTTGCAGCCTGACCAGAAGCGATATCTGCCGGTGGTTCGCTACCTTCGTCCGGAAGAGTTCGACGAACTCGGGCAGCAGGCAAAGAGTATGGGCTTCCTCAAAGTTGCCAGCGGTCCATTCGTGCGAAGTAGCTACCACGCTCGCGACATGGCCGAGAGCTTCTAA
- a CDS encoding DUF11 domain-containing protein: MLGKDAMKNIYLRLAVIGGVVALGATAIGQSMLASRDPEPEPIEISQIPPGTTPQQLAASFPDSQVVLASNDTPAETSSDQPTPAKPPVATGTPTPAARFSISDSEEPAQPTPAASNPAATGEGSAPPSRFSRFLGNSSANPAATEPAASELSTTATSAAGSRFSIGDTPTPAAANPAAEATNPAAAPTPMPPGPQSFATDAAGPTPASPTGMSPPPVRFQSGLPGAAESVAEQVKDTANTIASEVNVATEDASSAVRGVVENANNRFSSMVNSATQSISDQAGAMTDAVNEQLPQTAPMQPRFSSNVGGSPSPAAAESATPTPPNPTRFSATNTATNTPQPSVMGSATPPAYGQTRGFSASPSPAPTEMAEQPLPAYQETSQPQPTRFSQPPQIASLPSAAEGAMVSARPGDIHLEGDQQPSIRLEKVAPPEVQVGKVTTFEVHVENNGQVDASNVIVRDMVPAGTKLVSTSPQAQQGADGSLVWDLGTLRPQERKTLKLEILPLEEGNIGSVASVVFSAKASAKSIVTRPKLEISQSSAATVLAGNQLGITITITNPGTGAATGVVLEENVPGNFAHPAGNELEFEVGTLKPGESRQLDLVLNAVSAGRVQNVLRARGDGNLTAEHAVELEVVAPKLQVAMTGPKLRYLERPAKYTVSVSNPGTAPAHEIDVVTYLPKGLKFVEANNAGQYDSTRHAVFWNLQELPPAQTGTVELVALPIEAGDQRLRVEGSASKGLTAEDESTVRVEGLAAIFFEVADVADPIEVGKQTTYEIKVVNQGSKEAMNIQVAAALPQGLRAIAADGEVPGQVQGQQVVFQPIGRIDPKQTVRLQIQVQGTMPGDQRIRVQVRTDGIPDPITKEESTTVYTDQ, translated from the coding sequence ATGTTAGGCAAGGATGCCATGAAGAACATTTACTTACGCTTGGCCGTGATTGGTGGAGTGGTTGCGCTTGGGGCCACCGCAATCGGACAATCGATGTTGGCATCTCGGGATCCCGAGCCCGAGCCGATCGAGATTTCCCAAATCCCACCAGGCACAACGCCGCAGCAGCTTGCGGCATCATTTCCTGACTCGCAGGTAGTGCTCGCGTCGAACGACACACCCGCCGAAACAAGCTCCGATCAGCCAACACCGGCTAAGCCTCCGGTTGCCACCGGGACGCCCACGCCAGCGGCACGGTTCAGCATTTCGGATTCCGAAGAACCAGCTCAGCCCACGCCTGCTGCATCCAATCCCGCCGCTACCGGGGAAGGAAGTGCGCCACCAAGTCGATTCAGTCGATTCCTGGGCAACTCCTCCGCAAATCCAGCCGCAACGGAACCTGCAGCATCCGAACTGTCCACAACGGCAACCTCCGCTGCTGGCAGTCGATTCAGCATCGGCGATACGCCAACTCCAGCCGCCGCGAATCCTGCCGCCGAAGCCACAAACCCAGCCGCTGCTCCAACTCCCATGCCGCCTGGCCCACAAAGCTTTGCCACCGATGCCGCTGGTCCTACGCCAGCCAGTCCAACAGGCATGTCACCGCCACCGGTTCGATTTCAATCCGGTTTACCGGGTGCTGCCGAAAGCGTAGCAGAGCAAGTCAAAGACACGGCCAACACCATTGCATCCGAAGTTAATGTAGCCACCGAAGACGCGTCTTCGGCAGTTCGTGGCGTAGTCGAAAATGCCAATAATCGCTTTTCCTCGATGGTGAATTCGGCGACACAGTCGATTTCCGACCAGGCGGGTGCCATGACCGATGCCGTGAACGAGCAACTGCCGCAAACGGCTCCGATGCAGCCTCGCTTTAGCTCGAATGTTGGTGGAAGCCCAAGTCCTGCTGCAGCGGAATCGGCAACACCAACGCCTCCTAACCCAACTCGATTTTCCGCAACAAACACTGCGACGAACACACCTCAGCCAAGTGTGATGGGCTCGGCGACTCCCCCTGCATATGGGCAAACCCGTGGCTTCTCGGCTTCCCCTTCTCCGGCACCTACCGAGATGGCGGAACAACCACTGCCTGCGTATCAGGAAACATCGCAACCACAGCCGACACGATTTTCGCAACCACCGCAAATCGCATCGCTTCCTTCCGCAGCGGAAGGTGCCATGGTTTCGGCCCGACCTGGCGACATTCATCTTGAGGGGGATCAGCAGCCAAGTATTCGCCTTGAGAAGGTGGCTCCGCCGGAAGTTCAAGTAGGCAAGGTCACCACGTTTGAAGTTCACGTAGAAAACAACGGACAGGTCGACGCATCGAACGTTATCGTACGCGACATGGTCCCGGCCGGTACCAAGCTTGTTTCCACCAGTCCTCAAGCACAACAAGGAGCCGATGGCAGCCTGGTCTGGGATCTGGGTACCTTGCGGCCACAGGAACGCAAGACGCTGAAGCTAGAGATCCTTCCTTTGGAAGAAGGCAACATTGGCAGCGTGGCAAGCGTCGTTTTCTCGGCCAAGGCCTCTGCCAAGTCGATTGTTACCCGACCTAAACTGGAAATCTCACAGTCGAGTGCCGCCACCGTGCTGGCCGGTAATCAGCTGGGGATCACCATCACGATTACCAATCCTGGCACAGGTGCCGCCACCGGCGTCGTTCTCGAAGAAAACGTCCCTGGCAATTTCGCTCATCCAGCCGGGAATGAACTCGAATTTGAAGTTGGCACGCTCAAACCAGGCGAATCTCGCCAGCTTGATCTGGTGCTCAACGCTGTCTCGGCAGGCCGAGTTCAAAATGTTCTCCGTGCCCGAGGCGATGGTAATCTCACGGCAGAACACGCCGTCGAACTGGAAGTGGTCGCACCGAAGCTTCAGGTCGCCATGACCGGGCCCAAGCTGCGATACCTGGAACGCCCAGCGAAATACACCGTTTCGGTCAGCAATCCCGGTACTGCCCCGGCACACGAAATCGACGTCGTCACCTACCTGCCTAAAGGCTTGAAGTTTGTCGAAGCAAACAACGCCGGTCAGTACGACTCGACGCGACATGCGGTCTTCTGGAACCTGCAAGAGTTGCCACCAGCCCAAACAGGCACCGTCGAGTTGGTTGCTTTGCCGATCGAGGCCGGTGATCAGCGGCTACGCGTCGAAGGCTCGGCCAGCAAGGGGCTGACCGCCGAGGATGAATCGACCGTTCGCGTCGAGGGCCTCGCTGCCATCTTCTTCGAGGTCGCCGACGTTGCTGACCCGATTGAAGTTGGCAAGCAGACCACCTACGAAATCAAGGTCGTCAACCAAGGCTCGAAGGAAGCCATGAACATCCAAGTGGCCGCTGCGTTGCCGCAAGGTTTGCGTGCGATTGCTGCCGATGGCGAAGTGCCGGGCCAGGTGCAAGGCCAGCAAGTAGTCTTCCAGCCCATCGGTCGGATCGATCCAAAACAGACGGTCCGCTTGCAAATCCAAGTCCAAGGGACCATGCCTGGCGATCAACGCATCCGCGTTCAAGTTCGCACCGATGGCATTCCTGATCCGATCACCAAGGAAGAAAGCACGACGGTCTATACCGATCAGTAG
- the rpiB gene encoding ribose 5-phosphate isomerase B gives MKIAIGSDHRGYEVKTKIIEHLKKLGHESVDCGAHDCNSIDYPDIATAVAEKIVNGEVDRGILICGSGIGMAITANKFPGVRAATCHDDLTAEMSRRHNNVNVMCLSADLLGERLIDRMVDLWINTEFEKGRHQRRVDKITEVEKRFSKGD, from the coding sequence ATGAAAATCGCGATCGGTAGTGATCATCGTGGGTACGAAGTTAAAACGAAGATCATCGAACACCTCAAAAAGCTAGGGCACGAATCGGTCGACTGTGGTGCCCACGACTGCAATAGCATCGACTATCCTGATATCGCCACGGCGGTGGCCGAAAAGATCGTCAACGGAGAAGTTGACCGGGGCATTCTAATTTGCGGTTCTGGCATCGGCATGGCCATCACGGCCAACAAGTTCCCTGGCGTTCGCGCGGCGACCTGTCACGACGATTTGACGGCCGAAATGAGCCGCCGCCACAACAACGTCAACGTGATGTGCCTTTCCGCCGACCTGCTAGGCGAACGCCTGATCGATCGGATGGTCGACCTGTGGATCAACACGGAATTCGAGAAAGGCCGCCATCAGCGGCGTGTCGACAAGATCACAGAAGTCGAAAAACGGTTCTCCAAGGGGGACTAA
- a CDS encoding HEAT repeat domain-containing protein — protein MSARYLFVCVALLLCGTLSAAEPDAGKLIADLKAGGDTAYQAADDLADTPADKAVPALTEALGSDDSELQGRAARALAQFGKDAHTASPALAKLLDSPNPKVRAYAAYALGKIGNGSNKALPKLIELITDEDPTVRREALEAMFEMDADPDVTLSIMVNVLEKADPAMVLPVLSELAEKGEKAIPRLRKALQNEKAAYWACLVAAEMGPDAAPAVPELAAVLDSNDAEVRMHALIALGEIGPAAKPAISKVIKALQSDDVPAVKYSAAFALAAMEDSQATEALQKAAEGNDAFLSLMSYYAVAKLNPDDKQKMTTAATFLVEAMKNENPNVRAAAARCLANLQAPPEIVQPIIADALQDADPRVVVNITDAVVKMGPHVLPKVVKGLKDDKLKWVSVGIIRQWGEAAPDAVAPLVEALASEDELFQAEVLMTLGAIGEKSAGAVEQIRPFLKSDSRTLQIDALYALGRIGAGAISAKSDIEPLLASDDPFTQFASAWSLAHIAPEDADVAAKAVPVLVTHLSDTSQAYIPGEAAQALAKFGDKAKSALPELKKAAQAGNEAAAEAVKAISM, from the coding sequence ATGAGTGCCCGTTATTTGTTTGTTTGTGTCGCGCTGTTGTTGTGCGGTACGCTCTCTGCTGCCGAGCCGGACGCCGGCAAGCTGATTGCTGACCTGAAAGCCGGAGGTGACACGGCCTATCAGGCAGCCGACGATCTGGCAGATACCCCCGCAGACAAGGCCGTTCCTGCGCTTACCGAAGCCCTTGGCAGCGACGATTCCGAGCTACAAGGCCGTGCAGCGCGAGCACTGGCACAGTTCGGTAAAGACGCCCACACGGCTTCCCCTGCCTTGGCCAAGCTTCTGGATAGCCCCAATCCTAAAGTCCGAGCCTACGCGGCTTATGCCTTGGGTAAGATCGGCAACGGCAGCAACAAAGCATTGCCGAAGCTGATTGAGTTGATCACAGACGAAGATCCAACCGTGCGTCGCGAAGCTCTGGAAGCGATGTTCGAGATGGATGCCGATCCGGACGTGACTTTGTCTATCATGGTGAATGTGTTGGAGAAAGCGGATCCCGCCATGGTGCTTCCAGTTCTCAGCGAGCTTGCTGAGAAGGGAGAGAAGGCCATTCCTCGTCTTCGTAAGGCTCTGCAAAATGAAAAGGCTGCCTACTGGGCCTGCCTTGTTGCCGCAGAAATGGGGCCAGATGCTGCTCCAGCTGTACCTGAGCTGGCCGCGGTGCTTGATAGCAACGACGCCGAAGTCCGTATGCACGCTCTGATTGCCCTGGGCGAAATCGGACCGGCAGCCAAGCCAGCCATCAGCAAGGTCATTAAGGCCCTGCAGTCGGATGACGTTCCGGCCGTGAAGTACTCGGCTGCGTTCGCCTTGGCTGCGATGGAAGACTCTCAAGCAACCGAGGCACTGCAAAAGGCCGCTGAAGGGAACGACGCATTCCTGAGCCTGATGAGCTACTACGCGGTTGCCAAGCTGAACCCAGACGACAAGCAAAAGATGACCACGGCCGCTACCTTCCTGGTAGAAGCCATGAAGAACGAAAACCCGAACGTGCGTGCCGCAGCAGCTCGCTGCCTGGCAAACCTCCAAGCACCTCCGGAAATCGTTCAACCGATTATCGCCGATGCCCTGCAAGATGCCGACCCGCGTGTTGTGGTGAACATCACCGACGCCGTCGTGAAGATGGGCCCTCATGTTCTGCCGAAGGTCGTTAAGGGCCTGAAGGACGACAAACTGAAGTGGGTCTCGGTGGGCATCATTCGACAATGGGGTGAAGCCGCCCCAGACGCCGTTGCTCCACTTGTGGAAGCCTTGGCCAGCGAAGACGAACTATTCCAAGCCGAGGTGCTGATGACCCTCGGGGCGATTGGCGAAAAGTCCGCCGGAGCTGTCGAACAAATTCGTCCTTTCCTGAAGTCGGACTCGCGTACGCTGCAGATCGACGCCTTGTATGCGTTGGGTCGCATCGGAGCTGGAGCGATCTCGGCCAAAAGCGACATTGAACCACTGCTCGCCAGCGACGACCCCTTCACACAGTTTGCCTCGGCCTGGTCGCTAGCACATATCGCACCTGAAGACGCGGATGTTGCTGCCAAGGCCGTTCCTGTGTTGGTCACCCACCTGTCTGACACTTCGCAGGCCTACATCCCCGGCGAAGCGGCACAGGCACTAGCCAAGTTCGGCGATAAAGCCAAGTCGGCCCTGCCAGAACTTAAGAAGGCCGCCCAGGCAGGCAATGAAGCCGCTGCCGAAGCAGTCAAAGCGATTTCGATGTAA
- a CDS encoding TVP38/TMEM64 family protein: MKILILIAVALAIPIVPFAIWGHSLEQAALAWEETQPSPMVMAIVLFGLLSLDVLLPVPSSLVNTLAGAKLGVFAGATVCFAGLTVGAAIGFGLAKLAGPALQRRWLADADAQSLKKFAENWGVVTLVVTRAMPILAEAAVVLLGVQGLSWRKFWPPVLLANAGIALAYSAFGNLAAQQEWLVVALAISAGFPLLLTFLARRWLQTSEKKEIAQ, encoded by the coding sequence GTGAAAATCCTGATCCTGATTGCCGTGGCGTTGGCAATTCCCATCGTACCTTTTGCGATTTGGGGGCATTCGCTGGAACAAGCCGCCCTGGCGTGGGAGGAAACCCAGCCCAGTCCGATGGTTATGGCGATTGTTCTGTTTGGTTTGCTTTCGCTGGATGTGCTGCTCCCGGTGCCGTCCAGCCTGGTTAATACATTGGCAGGGGCCAAATTGGGGGTATTTGCAGGTGCCACGGTATGTTTCGCCGGACTTACCGTCGGCGCGGCAATCGGTTTTGGCCTCGCAAAATTGGCGGGGCCGGCGCTTCAGCGAAGATGGCTGGCCGATGCCGACGCCCAAAGTTTAAAAAAGTTTGCTGAAAACTGGGGAGTGGTCACTTTGGTAGTTACCAGAGCGATGCCGATCCTGGCCGAGGCAGCTGTCGTGTTGTTGGGTGTTCAAGGACTTTCGTGGCGAAAGTTCTGGCCGCCGGTCTTGCTTGCCAATGCGGGAATTGCCCTGGCTTATTCCGCATTCGGAAATCTGGCTGCCCAGCAGGAATGGCTGGTCGTTGCCCTTGCGATTTCGGCCGGGTTCCCTTTATTGCTTACCTTCCTGGCACGCCGTTGGTTGCAGACTAGCGAGAAGAAGGAAATCGCCCAGTAA